From a region of the Mycolicibacterium fluoranthenivorans genome:
- a CDS encoding serine/threonine-protein kinase, with protein sequence MPLEEGQVIAGYIVVRSLGAGGMGEVYLAQHPRLPRRDALKVLGATVCADSEYRQRFEREADIAATLWHPHIVEVHDRGDVDGQLWIAMDYVEGTDAGALLAERYPSGMPADEVVRIVTAVAEALDYAHQKGLLHRDVKPANILIANPDTSDERVLLADFGIARRTGETSNLTGTNMTVGTVAYAAPEQLTGAEIDGRADQYALASSAYQLLTGSPPFQHSNPAVVISQHLTASPPPIGDRRPELSGLGPVFERALAKHPAERYGKCVDFARALEHRIGTAGSEATMLAVTASGPRHAKAHPAPARSRSTLVVSAVAVALVAVIGAAVAFALGAFGRPGGTPAPAQTKTSTATAAPPPPVLSSPAPAQAPAIPVVVVGATCATLGAAGVAESGAPAYCAQLPNSASIIWSLSQQVTEPSAPSATPAEGEQTYAPETEGPVRVCVDQTHQTRLRCLEDIVRGNGGA encoded by the coding sequence ATGCCGCTCGAGGAAGGCCAGGTGATCGCCGGGTACATCGTGGTGCGGTCACTCGGCGCCGGCGGTATGGGCGAGGTCTACCTGGCACAGCACCCGCGGCTACCCCGCCGGGACGCGCTCAAGGTCCTCGGCGCCACGGTGTGTGCCGACTCCGAATATCGGCAGCGTTTCGAGCGTGAGGCAGATATCGCCGCCACCCTCTGGCACCCGCACATCGTGGAGGTGCACGACCGCGGAGATGTCGACGGTCAGTTGTGGATCGCCATGGACTATGTCGAGGGCACCGACGCCGGCGCGCTGCTGGCCGAGCGCTACCCGAGCGGAATGCCGGCCGATGAGGTGGTGCGCATCGTCACTGCCGTCGCCGAAGCGCTCGACTACGCCCACCAGAAGGGGCTGCTGCACCGCGACGTCAAACCGGCCAACATCCTGATCGCCAACCCGGACACCTCCGATGAACGAGTCCTGTTGGCCGACTTCGGCATCGCCCGTCGTACCGGAGAGACCAGCAATCTCACCGGCACCAACATGACCGTGGGCACCGTCGCCTACGCGGCACCAGAACAGCTGACCGGTGCCGAGATCGACGGTCGTGCCGACCAGTACGCGCTGGCGTCGAGCGCGTACCAGTTGCTCACGGGGTCGCCACCCTTCCAGCATTCCAATCCGGCCGTGGTGATCAGCCAGCACCTGACCGCAAGCCCGCCACCCATCGGGGACCGCAGGCCGGAACTCTCCGGTCTGGGACCGGTTTTCGAGCGTGCCCTGGCCAAACATCCCGCCGAGCGGTACGGCAAGTGCGTGGACTTCGCCCGCGCCCTCGAACACCGGATCGGCACCGCCGGATCCGAGGCCACCATGCTCGCCGTCACGGCCTCCGGGCCGCGGCACGCCAAGGCACATCCCGCACCGGCCAGGTCCCGGTCCACGCTGGTGGTGTCCGCGGTGGCAGTGGCGCTCGTCGCCGTGATCGGGGCGGCGGTGGCGTTCGCACTGGGCGCCTTCGGCCGGCCCGGCGGCACACCGGCACCCGCGCAGACCAAGACTTCCACCGCGACGGCCGCCCCGCCGCCACCGGTGCTTTCGTCGCCGGCACCCGCCCAGGCGCCGGCGATACCCGTCGTCGTCGTCGGGGCCACCTGTGCCACCCTGGGCGCCGCCGGCGTCGCGGAGTCGGGAGCGCCCGCGTACTGCGCTCAGCTGCCGAACTCCGCGTCCATCATCTGGTCGCTGAGCCAGCAGGTCACCGAGCCGTCCGCACCCAGCGCCACCCCCGCCGAGGGCGAGCAGACCTATGCCCCCGAAACCGAGGGCCCGGTACGGGTCTGTGTGGACCAGACGCATCAGACCCGGCTGCGCTGTCTGGAGGACATTGTGCGCGGCAACGGCGGAGCCTGA
- a CDS encoding RDD family protein, which produces MTEIRAAGVVSRGVAAVIDLIIVATVLAAIYLGLILTRLMFHPTAFRAPTMGAVFSTAVLFGVAVCYLTACWAVSGCTVGSVTMGLRVIGRRGRRLSPAVALLRAVACVLLPVGLLWVAVDRHRRSLQDIVFGSRVVYARP; this is translated from the coding sequence GTGACTGAGATCCGTGCCGCCGGCGTGGTGAGCCGTGGCGTGGCCGCGGTGATCGACCTGATCATCGTCGCGACGGTGCTGGCCGCGATCTATCTCGGCCTCATCCTGACCCGGCTGATGTTTCACCCCACCGCGTTCCGCGCGCCGACCATGGGCGCCGTCTTCTCCACCGCCGTGCTGTTCGGTGTCGCGGTCTGCTACCTGACGGCATGCTGGGCGGTATCGGGCTGCACCGTCGGATCGGTGACCATGGGATTACGGGTGATCGGCCGGCGCGGACGCCGACTGTCGCCGGCAGTGGCGCTGCTGCGGGCGGTGGCCTGTGTGCTGTTGCCCGTCGGGCTGTTATGGGTGGCCGTCGACCGGCACCGAAGATCCCTACAGGACATCGTGTTCGGCAGCCGGGTCGTTTACGCCCGGCCGTAG
- a CDS encoding DUF4331 family protein, whose amino-acid sequence MSNHFTGLSLGPPLGDQRLDLCDLYAFQSPANPAHTVLILNANPSADALHPDAIYRLAVDNDGDLRNDIAFSYVFSEPADGRQTVDVYLAVGDEAEEPEAVGEKIFESVPVSFGKEPVIAREGEYMFFAGARSDAFFFDFDGIKNLFDITGGRNFTAPHLGSESPWTGVDSDTEANVMAFVLELPTAMLGAAPDIRIWGRCSVRRDGELVHVDRAGHPSVSSFFNTDETKEEYNASEPVADRARWLGQFVHLLGHTGGYSHDEAVEAIDAEGILPDMLTFDPATPARYPNGRTFTDDVIDYRLASLTRGDCPPSGLRPHTDTLEVFPYLGTPH is encoded by the coding sequence ATGTCCAATCATTTCACCGGGTTGTCCCTCGGCCCGCCGCTGGGCGATCAGCGGCTCGACCTGTGCGACCTGTACGCCTTCCAGTCACCTGCCAACCCCGCCCACACCGTGCTGATCCTCAACGCCAACCCCAGTGCCGACGCCTTGCACCCCGACGCCATCTACCGGCTGGCCGTGGACAACGACGGTGACCTGCGTAACGACATCGCGTTCAGCTATGTGTTCTCCGAACCTGCCGACGGCCGCCAGACCGTCGATGTGTACCTTGCCGTCGGCGACGAAGCCGAAGAACCGGAAGCGGTGGGGGAGAAGATCTTCGAATCCGTCCCGGTGTCCTTCGGCAAGGAACCCGTCATCGCACGCGAGGGCGAGTACATGTTCTTCGCGGGGGCGCGCAGCGATGCGTTCTTCTTCGATTTCGACGGGATCAAGAACCTGTTCGACATCACCGGCGGCCGCAATTTCACCGCACCGCACCTCGGCAGCGAATCACCCTGGACCGGTGTGGATTCCGACACCGAAGCCAACGTGATGGCCTTTGTGCTGGAGCTGCCGACCGCCATGCTGGGCGCTGCCCCGGACATCCGGATCTGGGGTCGCTGCAGCGTGCGCCGCGACGGCGAACTTGTGCACGTGGACCGGGCCGGGCACCCGTCGGTGAGCAGCTTCTTCAACACCGATGAGACCAAGGAGGAGTACAACGCCAGTGAGCCCGTCGCCGATCGTGCCCGCTGGCTGGGGCAGTTCGTCCACCTGCTCGGACACACCGGCGGCTACTCACACGACGAGGCCGTGGAAGCGATCGACGCCGAGGGCATCCTGCCCGACATGCTCACCTTCGACCCGGCCACACCCGCCAGGTACCCGAACGGTCGGACGTTCACCGACGATGTCATCGATTACCGACTGGCCTCGCTGACCAGGGGTGACTGCCCGCCGAGTGGTCTGCGCCCGCACACCGACACCCTGGAGGTGTTCCCCTACCTCGGCACACCGCACTAG
- a CDS encoding DUF1490 family protein: MVWHVVLMKAGTTVVTGAVGAAAYAAIRKAAAKVPAREATVAATALGLRGVRKAEESAERARLVVGDVVAEARERIGEEARPPAVTGHEHEHEH, encoded by the coding sequence ATGGTGTGGCACGTGGTGCTGATGAAAGCGGGAACGACGGTGGTGACCGGTGCGGTCGGAGCGGCCGCCTACGCGGCGATCCGCAAAGCGGCGGCGAAGGTCCCGGCGAGGGAGGCCACCGTGGCTGCCACCGCGTTGGGGCTGCGGGGCGTGCGCAAGGCGGAGGAGAGCGCCGAGCGCGCCCGGCTCGTCGTCGGCGATGTGGTGGCAGAGGCGCGGGAGCGGATCGGTGAAGAGGCCCGGCCGCCGGCGGTCACCGGACATGAGCACGAGCACGAGCACTGA
- a CDS encoding heavy metal translocating P-type ATPase: protein MSTSTSTEVHTVPAVVSNAAGRLRLQTNDFRNDTRRAVLIEDTVLRVKGVRAAHAYPRTGAVVIWFSPARAEVETLVAAVTDALAMPPALVPARVPHSADVSNGDLVRMGLGGFALAALGVRRYVLGRPAILGPTSRRFATAVTIFTGYPFLRGALRALGGGRAMGTDVLVSAATLASLVLRENVVALTVLWLLNIGEYLQDLTLRRTRRAIADLLTGNQDTAWVRLPDGTEVQVAVDSLAVGDEVVVHERIAVPVDGEIVDGDGVIDQSAITGETLPVAVRTGDRVHAGSVVMQGRVVVRAGAVGSETAIGRIIARVEEAQHDRAPIQTVGENFSRRFVPGSFLLAGVTLVLTRDVRRAMTMLLVACPCAVGLATPTAISAAIGNGARRGILVKGGSHLELAGQVDAVVFDKTGTLTIGRPVVTNVVAFHKDWQPDEVLAYAASSEIHARHPLAQAVIRSTEERHIVIPPHEECEVLVGLGMRTRADGRTLLLGSPALLRQEKVRVSKKATEWVSRLQRQAETPLLLAVDGVLVGLISLRDEVRPEAQEVLAALREAGIGRIVMLTGDHPETARAVAEELGITEWQAEVLPEDKLDAVRALREAGHVVAVVGDGVNDAPALAAADIGIAMGLGGTDVAVETADIALAGDDLRRLLDVRTLGAGAVTVIKQNYAMSIAVNAIGLAVGAGGALSPVLAAVLHNMSSVAVVANSSRLIRAELKG from the coding sequence ATGAGCACGAGCACGAGCACTGAGGTGCACACGGTGCCGGCTGTGGTATCGAATGCGGCCGGTCGACTCCGGTTGCAAACCAACGACTTCCGTAACGACACGCGCCGCGCCGTCCTCATCGAGGACACCGTGCTGCGCGTCAAGGGTGTGCGTGCTGCGCATGCCTATCCGCGGACCGGCGCCGTGGTCATCTGGTTCTCGCCGGCCCGGGCCGAGGTCGAGACCCTGGTGGCGGCGGTGACCGATGCGCTGGCGATGCCGCCGGCGCTTGTCCCTGCCAGGGTCCCGCATTCCGCGGACGTCAGTAACGGCGACCTCGTGCGAATGGGGCTCGGGGGTTTTGCGCTGGCAGCCCTCGGCGTGCGGCGGTACGTACTCGGCCGGCCGGCCATTCTGGGCCCCACCAGCCGGCGGTTCGCCACGGCAGTCACCATCTTCACCGGATATCCGTTCCTGCGTGGCGCGCTGCGGGCACTCGGCGGCGGTCGGGCCATGGGTACCGATGTGCTGGTGTCCGCGGCGACGCTCGCCAGCCTGGTATTGCGCGAGAACGTCGTCGCACTGACGGTGTTGTGGTTGCTCAATATCGGTGAATACCTTCAAGATCTGACATTGCGGCGGACCCGGCGGGCCATCGCAGACCTGTTGACCGGAAACCAGGACACCGCATGGGTCCGGCTGCCGGACGGCACCGAGGTGCAGGTCGCCGTCGACAGCCTCGCGGTCGGTGACGAGGTCGTCGTGCACGAACGGATCGCCGTACCGGTGGACGGCGAGATCGTCGATGGAGACGGGGTGATCGACCAATCGGCGATCACCGGCGAGACGCTGCCCGTCGCGGTGCGGACCGGCGATCGAGTGCATGCCGGGTCGGTGGTGATGCAGGGCCGCGTCGTCGTCCGGGCCGGCGCAGTCGGCTCGGAGACCGCCATCGGCCGGATCATCGCCCGGGTCGAGGAGGCCCAGCATGACCGCGCGCCGATCCAGACCGTAGGGGAGAACTTCTCTCGCCGGTTCGTGCCGGGGTCGTTCCTCTTGGCCGGTGTGACGCTGGTGCTCACCAGGGATGTGCGCCGGGCGATGACGATGCTGCTGGTGGCGTGTCCGTGTGCCGTGGGACTGGCCACGCCCACGGCCATCAGTGCGGCGATCGGGAACGGCGCGCGGCGCGGGATCCTGGTCAAGGGCGGCTCGCATCTTGAGCTCGCCGGTCAGGTCGACGCCGTGGTGTTCGACAAGACCGGAACGTTGACGATAGGCCGGCCTGTCGTGACCAATGTGGTTGCTTTCCACAAGGATTGGCAGCCGGACGAGGTGCTGGCATACGCGGCGAGCTCCGAGATCCACGCCAGGCATCCGCTGGCCCAGGCCGTGATCCGATCGACCGAGGAGCGGCACATCGTCATTCCGCCGCATGAGGAATGCGAGGTGCTGGTGGGCCTCGGCATGCGTACCCGGGCGGACGGCCGCACATTGCTGCTGGGCAGCCCGGCGCTGCTGCGCCAGGAGAAGGTGCGAGTCAGCAAGAAGGCGACGGAATGGGTCTCCCGGTTGCAGCGTCAGGCCGAGACACCGCTGCTGCTGGCCGTGGACGGGGTGCTGGTCGGGTTGATCAGCCTGCGCGACGAGGTGCGACCGGAGGCGCAGGAGGTCCTGGCCGCTCTACGGGAGGCGGGTATCGGCCGGATCGTCATGCTGACCGGTGATCACCCGGAAACTGCGCGCGCGGTGGCGGAGGAACTCGGTATCACCGAGTGGCAGGCGGAGGTGCTGCCGGAGGACAAGTTGGACGCGGTGCGCGCGCTGCGAGAAGCCGGCCATGTGGTGGCCGTGGTGGGTGACGGTGTGAACGACGCACCGGCGCTGGCGGCCGCCGACATCGGGATCGCGATGGGACTTGGCGGCACCGATGTGGCCGTCGAGACGGCCGACATCGCGCTGGCCGGTGACGATCTCCGCCGACTCCTGGATGTGCGGACGCTCGGGGCGGGCGCTGTCACGGTCATCAAACAGAACTATGCGATGTCCATCGCGGTCAACGCGATCGGCCTTGCCGTCGGCGCGGGCGGCGCCTTGTCGCCGGTCTTGGCCGCCGTGCTGCACAACATGTCCTCCGTCGCGGTGGTGGCGAACAGCTCCCGGTTGATCAGGGCTGAACTCAAGGGCTGA
- a CDS encoding TetR/AcrR family transcriptional regulator: MPVTRTQTKRQQQGESSRGQILDAAERLMSTQGYAATSISHIRAECGLPASSIYWHFGSKEGVLAAVMERGAERFFAQIPRHGDLETTRAAAAKLLAEHPEFLRLTYILSLERSADPAVGAAVRRVRDTAIAGFRDVIRQMIPAGVEHERTERVVAELASFATALSDGVFFADHLEPESTDVDRMYTRMFQAVAALIPILLEET, translated from the coding sequence GTGCCGGTGACGCGCACACAGACCAAACGCCAGCAACAGGGTGAGAGCTCCCGCGGGCAGATTCTCGACGCCGCGGAGCGGCTGATGTCCACGCAGGGCTATGCAGCCACCTCGATCAGTCATATCCGCGCGGAATGCGGCCTGCCGGCGAGCTCCATCTACTGGCATTTCGGTTCCAAAGAAGGCGTGTTGGCCGCGGTCATGGAACGCGGTGCCGAGCGGTTCTTCGCGCAGATCCCACGCCACGGGGATCTCGAGACCACCCGTGCGGCCGCGGCGAAGCTGCTCGCCGAGCATCCCGAATTCCTGAGATTGACCTACATCCTCTCGCTGGAGCGCAGTGCGGACCCCGCGGTCGGTGCGGCGGTCCGCCGGGTCCGTGACACCGCGATCGCAGGCTTCCGCGACGTGATCAGGCAGATGATTCCCGCCGGGGTGGAGCACGAGCGCACCGAACGGGTGGTCGCCGAACTCGCGAGCTTTGCCACCGCGCTGTCCGACGGGGTGTTCTTCGCCGATCACCTCGAGCCGGAGTCCACCGACGTCGACCGGATGTACACCCGCATGTTTCAAGCCGTCGCGGCGCTGATTCCCATCCTCCTGGAGGAGACATGA
- a CDS encoding SDR family NAD(P)-dependent oxidoreductase, protein MTTRSVIITGANAGLGLECARAILAADESWHVVLAVRDPQRGAAAVAELGTPDRCTVLPCDLASLQSVRAFPAVFAEAGLPPLHALVCNAGLQIVSGLQQTADGVEMTFGVNHLGHFALVDGLLEHLVAPARIVLVASGTHDPEKLTGMPHPAYTSAEELAHPQPGAPIDGRRRYTTSKLCNVLFAYELDRRLGHGDRGITVTAFDPGLMPASGLSRDYSPAQKVLWRMVSPLLRVLPNVHSVATSGANLAALAVDPRFAHVTGEYFEGAKPIRSSADSYDTAKARDLWDTSERLAAL, encoded by the coding sequence ATGACCACCAGATCCGTCATCATCACCGGAGCCAACGCGGGCCTCGGGCTGGAGTGCGCCCGGGCTATCCTCGCGGCCGATGAGAGCTGGCACGTCGTGCTCGCTGTACGCGACCCACAACGCGGTGCGGCGGCCGTCGCCGAACTAGGGACACCGGATCGATGCACGGTACTGCCGTGCGACCTCGCCTCGCTGCAATCGGTGCGGGCCTTCCCCGCCGTCTTCGCCGAAGCGGGCCTGCCCCCGTTGCATGCCCTCGTGTGCAACGCCGGTCTGCAGATCGTGTCCGGCTTGCAGCAGACCGCCGACGGCGTCGAGATGACCTTCGGTGTCAACCATCTCGGACATTTCGCGCTGGTCGACGGACTGCTCGAGCACCTCGTCGCGCCCGCCCGGATCGTGCTGGTGGCCAGCGGCACCCACGATCCCGAGAAGCTGACCGGGATGCCGCACCCCGCGTACACCTCTGCTGAGGAGCTGGCCCACCCGCAACCCGGTGCTCCCATCGACGGCAGGCGCAGATACACCACCTCGAAGCTGTGCAACGTGCTGTTCGCCTATGAGCTCGACCGCAGGCTCGGCCACGGTGACCGCGGCATCACGGTGACGGCGTTCGACCCGGGCTTGATGCCGGCCTCCGGACTGTCCCGCGACTACAGCCCGGCGCAGAAGGTGCTCTGGCGCATGGTGTCCCCGCTGCTGCGCGTGCTGCCCAACGTCCACAGCGTCGCCACGTCGGGCGCAAACCTGGCCGCACTTGCCGTCGATCCGAGGTTCGCCCATGTCACCGGAGAGTATTTCGAGGGCGCCAAACCCATTCGTTCGTCCGCGGATTCGTATGACACCGCCAAGGCGCGCGATCTATGGGATACCAGCGAGCGGCTGGCTGCGCTGTAG
- a CDS encoding MBL fold metallo-hydrolase, with protein sequence MADTVRLGAAVLTRVVETMFEPTSAVFAHTPAQAWSEHADLLVPTFYQPDTQRWRVIVQSWVVDVDGLRILIDTGVGNGRRRAVAVLDHLDTDFPGALARAGVPPESVDVVINTHLHSDHVGWNTWRSADAWVPFFPNARYLLPEADFRHFEPGGPGADEAAAIVFDDSVAPVYAAGQVELFSGEHQLSESVWLRPAPGHTPGSSVLWLDAGKPAVFVGDLTHCPIQIPRPADPCAFDVDGPAAVATRKRIFTEAARRRAVVIPAHYPGHGGATIVARGDAFMVDDWLALDPI encoded by the coding sequence ATGGCCGACACAGTCCGCCTCGGTGCCGCCGTGCTCACCCGCGTGGTGGAGACGATGTTCGAACCGACGTCCGCGGTCTTCGCCCATACCCCGGCGCAAGCCTGGAGTGAGCACGCCGACCTGCTGGTACCCACGTTCTATCAGCCGGACACGCAGCGTTGGCGCGTCATCGTGCAGTCCTGGGTGGTCGACGTCGACGGGCTGCGGATCCTGATCGACACCGGCGTCGGCAACGGTCGCCGGCGCGCCGTAGCGGTGCTCGACCACCTGGACACCGACTTCCCCGGCGCACTCGCCCGCGCGGGTGTGCCACCCGAGAGTGTGGACGTGGTGATCAACACCCATCTGCACAGCGATCACGTCGGCTGGAACACCTGGCGCAGCGCCGATGCCTGGGTGCCGTTCTTCCCCAACGCCCGATATCTGTTGCCCGAGGCGGACTTCCGGCACTTCGAGCCGGGTGGCCCGGGCGCCGATGAGGCCGCGGCCATCGTGTTCGACGACAGTGTGGCCCCGGTATACGCGGCGGGTCAGGTCGAATTGTTCTCCGGCGAACATCAATTGAGCGAATCGGTGTGGCTGCGTCCGGCGCCCGGACATACGCCGGGCTCCTCGGTGCTCTGGCTGGACGCGGGTAAGCCGGCGGTGTTCGTCGGCGACCTCACCCACTGCCCCATCCAGATTCCGCGTCCCGCCGACCCGTGCGCGTTCGATGTCGACGGGCCGGCAGCGGTGGCCACGCGCAAACGCATCTTCACCGAGGCGGCCCGCCGGCGCGCCGTGGTGATCCCCGCGCACTACCCGGGCCACGGCGGTGCGACCATCGTCGCCCGTGGTGATGCCTTCATGGTCGATGACTGGCTGGCCCTCGACCCGATCTGA
- a CDS encoding ankyrin repeat domain-containing protein codes for MASTLPDNPSLDRLKREARALQRAEIASGRERYALHEAQLTVARGYGFAGWPAMVRYLKVAAGLSVDPGAVEEDGLAPPDLFCALASLRYDADDAPPRWHAAADLLAARPELVRDHIWAAAAAADPDALRYHLRTTQPTAKGGPYGWSPLMYLAYSRVPGDSVSAALILLDAGADPDDGYLWRGMATPFTVLTGVFGEGEQGTRRQPRHPHAEELATLLLQRGAHPADQQTLYNRMFGADDSHLRLLFAHGLADAAPSPWERRLGPAMETREQMWRRQVDWAAEHGFADRLALLGHHGVDISTARVPPVGFPADPNLRDDEGATPLHHAAWAGNLELIARLLEAGADPTITDLRFGATPLGWAEYAYQTEAADLLRGTTA; via the coding sequence ATGGCCAGCACCCTGCCCGACAATCCGTCCCTGGATCGGCTCAAACGAGAGGCCCGCGCCCTACAGCGGGCCGAGATCGCTTCTGGTCGTGAGCGCTACGCCCTGCACGAAGCCCAGTTGACGGTGGCCCGTGGTTACGGCTTCGCCGGCTGGCCGGCAATGGTGCGGTATCTGAAGGTCGCGGCCGGGCTGAGCGTCGACCCCGGCGCCGTCGAGGAGGACGGGCTCGCCCCGCCGGACCTGTTCTGCGCGTTGGCGTCATTGCGGTATGACGCCGACGACGCCCCGCCCCGGTGGCATGCCGCGGCGGATCTGCTGGCCGCGCGCCCCGAGTTGGTGCGCGACCACATCTGGGCCGCCGCCGCGGCCGCCGATCCGGACGCACTGCGGTACCACCTGCGCACCACCCAGCCCACCGCCAAGGGCGGACCCTACGGCTGGTCGCCGTTGATGTACCTGGCCTACAGCCGGGTGCCCGGTGACTCCGTCTCGGCTGCGCTGATCCTGCTCGACGCCGGAGCCGATCCCGACGACGGCTATCTGTGGCGCGGGATGGCCACCCCGTTCACGGTGCTCACCGGAGTGTTCGGGGAGGGCGAGCAGGGGACGCGCCGGCAGCCTCGACACCCCCACGCCGAGGAACTGGCCACCTTGTTACTGCAGCGCGGGGCGCACCCGGCGGATCAGCAGACCCTGTACAACCGGATGTTCGGCGCCGACGACTCGCACCTGCGCCTGTTGTTCGCCCATGGTCTGGCCGACGCGGCCCCGAGCCCGTGGGAACGCCGGCTCGGTCCGGCCATGGAAACCCGCGAGCAGATGTGGCGCAGGCAGGTGGACTGGGCGGCCGAGCACGGGTTCGCCGACCGCCTGGCCCTGCTCGGCCACCACGGTGTCGACATATCGACCGCCCGAGTGCCACCGGTGGGCTTCCCCGCCGACCCCAACCTGCGTGACGACGAGGGCGCCACGCCGCTGCACCACGCGGCGTGGGCCGGGAACCTCGAGCTGATCGCGCGGCTACTCGAGGCAGGCGCCGACCCGACCATCACCGACCTGAGATTCGGTGCGACACCGCTGGGCTGGGCCGAATACGCCTATCAGACCGAGGCCGCCGACCTGCTGCGCGGTACTACGGCTTGA